A genomic window from Martelella lutilitoris includes:
- the guaD gene encoding guanine deaminase, whose protein sequence is MTPPRILRGRLLSFSRRPLSLSDTESYVYEDDGGLLISEGRILAFGPFETILLDAPEGAEIVDHRPNLILPGLIDTHLHFPQMQVVGSYASNLLEWLNTYTFVEEQRFADPAHGARIAVSFFDEMIRQGTTTAVAYCSVHKASADAYFAEASKRNMLMLGGKVLMDCNAPEALTDTPQSAYDDTKAVIAEWHGKARNHVVISPRFALTSSHAQMEVTGALAREFPDLHIQTHLSENTAEIERALELYPEAQDYTDIYARYDLLGAKTLLGHAIHLSERERDLLHETGAVAVHCPTSNLFLGSGLFPFRDYETREKPVRIAVATDIGGGTSYSMLKTMDEAYKIQQLRGERLNPLVSFYAMTLGNAEALSLSDRIGTLAPGSDADLVVLDARATPAMALKMDAITTLAEELFLLQTIGDDRAIAETYVAGSPVKSGV, encoded by the coding sequence GGCTTTTGAGCTTCAGCCGCCGGCCTCTGTCCCTCTCGGACACCGAAAGCTATGTGTATGAGGACGATGGCGGCCTGCTGATTTCAGAGGGCCGCATTTTGGCGTTCGGGCCGTTCGAAACCATCCTGCTCGATGCGCCGGAGGGCGCGGAAATCGTCGACCACCGTCCGAACCTGATCCTGCCGGGCCTGATCGACACGCATCTTCACTTTCCGCAGATGCAGGTGGTCGGTTCCTATGCCTCCAATCTTCTGGAATGGCTCAACACCTACACCTTCGTCGAGGAGCAGCGCTTCGCCGATCCCGCCCATGGCGCGCGCATCGCCGTTTCCTTTTTCGACGAAATGATCCGCCAGGGCACGACGACGGCGGTTGCCTATTGCTCGGTGCACAAGGCCTCGGCAGACGCCTATTTCGCGGAAGCGTCAAAGCGCAACATGCTGATGCTCGGCGGCAAGGTTCTGATGGATTGCAATGCGCCGGAAGCGCTGACCGACACGCCGCAATCGGCCTATGACGACACCAAGGCTGTCATTGCGGAATGGCACGGCAAGGCGCGCAACCACGTGGTGATCTCGCCGCGTTTCGCGCTGACCTCCTCGCACGCGCAGATGGAAGTGACCGGAGCGCTGGCGCGGGAATTTCCCGACCTGCATATCCAGACGCATCTTTCCGAAAACACGGCGGAAATCGAACGCGCGCTGGAGCTTTATCCGGAAGCGCAGGACTATACGGACATCTACGCCCGCTATGACCTTCTGGGCGCGAAGACCCTGCTCGGCCACGCGATCCACCTGTCCGAGCGCGAACGCGACCTGCTTCACGAGACCGGCGCGGTCGCCGTCCACTGCCCAACATCCAACCTCTTCCTCGGCTCGGGACTGTTCCCGTTCAGGGATTACGAGACCCGCGAGAAGCCCGTGCGCATTGCCGTTGCCACCGATATCGGCGGCGGCACCAGCTATTCCATGCTGAAGACCATGGACGAGGCCTACAAGATCCAGCAATTGCGCGGCGAACGCCTCAATCCGCTGGTAAGCTTTTATGCGATGACGCTGGGCAATGCCGAAGCGCTTTCGCTTTCGGATCGGATCGGCACGCTCGCCCCCGGCAGCGATGCCGATCTCGTGGTGCTCGACGCCCGAGCAACACCCGCCATGGCGCTGAAGATGGACGCCATCACCACCCTTGCTGAGGAACTCTTCCTGTTGCAGACAATAGGAGACGACAGGGCGATCGCCGAAACCTATGTCGCGGGAAGTCCGGTGAAATCCGGTGTGTAG